The following are encoded in a window of Cryptococcus neoformans var. neoformans B-3501A chromosome 13, whole genome shotgun sequence genomic DNA:
- a CDS encoding hypothetical protein (Match to ESTs gb|CF189479.1|CF189479, gb|CF185990.1|CF185990, gb|CF182821.1|CF182821; Similar to gi|46096913|gb|EAK82146.1| hypothetical protein UM01283.1 [Ustilago maydis 521], FASTA scores: opt: 762, E(): 3.1e-44, (71.613% identity (91.613% similar) in 155 aa overlap (13-167:1-155)); HMMPfam hit to TCTP, Translationally controlled tumour protein, score: 335.2, E(): 9e-98), giving the protein MLIYQDVLTGDEMISDAFPIKEIGDIAYEVDCANIIIKEGDVDIGGNPSAEEAAEALEEGAQQVNNVVHSFRLQSTSFDKKSYLTYLKGYMKAIKSKLQESNPDRVAAFEKGAQDFAKKIVANFKDYEFYIGESMNPDGMVCLLNYREDGVTPYFTMWKDGLKEIKI; this is encoded by the exons ATGCTGATCTACCAGGACGTCCTTACCGGTGACGAGATGATCTCTGACGCCTTCCCTAT CAAGGAGATCGGTGACATCGCCTACGAGGTTGACTGTgccaacatcatcatcaaggaGGGTGATGTTGACATTG GAGGTAACCCTTCCGCTGAGGAGGCCGCCGAGGCCCTTGAGGAGGGTGCCCAGCAGGTCAACAACGTTGTCCACTCTTTCCGACTCCAGTCCACTTCTTTCGACAAGAAG TCTTACCTTACCTACCTTAAGGGCTACATGAAGGCCATCAAGTCTAAGCTCCAGGAGTCCAACCCCGACCGAGTTGCTGCTTTCGAGAAGGGCGCTCAGGATTTCGCCAAGAAGATTGTTGCCAACTTCAAGGACTACGAGTTCTACATCGGAGAGAGCATGAACCCCGACGGCATGGTCTGCCTCCTT AACTACCGAGAGGACGGTGTCACCCCTTACTTCACCATGTGGAAGGACGGCCTTAAGGAG ATCAAGATCTAA
- a CDS encoding hypothetical protein (Similar to gi|46097588|gb|EAK82821.1| hypothetical protein UM06272.1 [Ustilago maydis 521], FASTA scores: opt: 327, E(): 3.4e-11, (38.424% identity (60.099% similar) in 203 aa overlap (2-197:39-222))) has protein sequence MSADHTKYHVAPTGFWKKFRDSVVVNPEISSGLPIPTENRYPQPASRPETYATPATKASDPAFNPYWKRDARRAYPQTSVITQSHLSTLLLSSPALASLPSPETAVETKWESSGIAPQSPPSDAQQVVPATKVPALADVLQKLPQGKAYLGGGLTTGQGEGLPPVPPPALISKKWVPRAGEPVPHGKFDYFPMYTVA, from the exons ATGTCCGCAGACCACACAAAGTACCACGTCGCCCCCACC GGCTTCTGGAAAAAGTTTA GGGACTCTGTCGTCG TAAACCCCGAAATCTCGTCTggtcttcccatccctaCCGAAAACCGGTACCCCCAACCCGCTTCTCGACCAGAGACATACGCGACACCTGCCACCAAGGCCAGCGACCCTGCCTTCAACCCT TACTGGAAGCGTGACGCTCGCCGCGCTTACCCCCAGACCTCGGTCATCACCCAGTCCCACCtctccaccctcctcctctcctcccccgccctcgcttccctcccttcccccgAAACAGCCGTCGAGACCAAGTGGGAATCGTCGGGTATCGCCCCCCAATCCCCACCTTCGGACGCCCAGCAAGTCGTCCCTGCAACCAAGGTGCCCGCCCTGGCAGACGTTTTGCAAAAGCTGCCTCAAGGCAAGGCGTATCTGGGTGGAGGTCTCACGACTGGCCAAGGGGAAGGGTTGCCCCCCGTTCCCCCGCCGGCTCTGATTAGTAAGAAGTGGGTGCCAAGGGCCGGCGAGCCGGTGCCGCATGGGAAATTTGATTACTTCCCCATGTACACTGTCGCTTAG
- a CDS encoding hypothetical protein (Match to ESTs gb|CF188045.1|CF188045, gb|CF193935.1|CF193935, gb|CF193934.1|CF193934; Similar to gi|46098898|gb|EAK84131.1| hypothetical protein UM02959.1 [Ustilago maydis 521], FASTA scores: opt: 395, E(): 6e-21, (54.717% identity (83.962% similar) in 106 aa overlap (2-106:1-106)); HMMPfam hit to ACBP, Acyl CoA binding protein, score: 147.6, E(): 2.7e-41), translating into MVNTKAQFDKAVAIVKGLPEDGPVKPTQDDKLAFYAHFKQANEGDVSGPAPGMFDFVGKAKYNAWKKIAGMSKEDAMAKYVELLTEMLKKSDDEASKQYLAELEAAGASA; encoded by the exons ATGGTCAACACCAAGGCTCAGTTCGATAAGGCCGTAGCCATCGTCAAGGGTCTCCCCGAGGACGGGCCCGTCAAGCCTACTCAGGATGACAAGCTCGCT TTCTACGCCCACTTCAAGCAGGCTAACGAGGGTGACGTTTCCGGTCCTGCTCCTGGCATGTTCGACTTTGTCGGCAAGGCCAAGTACAACGcctggaagaagattgctGGCATGAGCAAGGAGGACGCTATGGCCAAGTACGTTGAGCTTTTGACTGAG ATGCTCAAGAAGTCCGATGACGAGGCCTCTAAGCAGTACCTCGCCGAGCTCGAGG CTGCTGGGGCCAGTGCTTAA
- a CDS encoding hypothetical protein (Similar to gi|46100781|gb|EAK86014.1| hypothetical protein UM05775.1 [Ustilago maydis 521], FASTA scores: opt: 484, E(): 6.7e-21, (40.625% identity (64.583% similar) in 192 aa overlap (6-194:29-211))), with translation MVDGIAVNALRRLVALCHTCDFALKSPNTIFVALHTSFVIHLISSRQLYTMSLFISARVLRLSRPVSLARSYATPPTPSTAPLPKEQPDASSPRYLQQSPNVPTTWSTNQNPKPHAYDNARFEQTAWEYQPNRPSAMGMVAEDPVRLVQGRKAACDGGGGALGHPKIFINLDKPGPKVCGYCGIRFEQAHDAHH, from the exons atggtggatgggaTTGCTGTAAATGCGCTTCGACGATTGGTTGCTTTGTGCCACACCTGTGATTTTGCCCTGAAATCGCCGAACACCATCTTCGTCGCTCTCCATACATCCTTCGTTATACACCTCATCTCGTCTCGTCAACTATACACAATGTCTCTTTTCATATCAGCACGTGTCCTTCGACTCTCCAGACCCGTCTCCCTTGCCAGGAGTTATGCCACCCCTCCCACTCCTTCCACAGCCCCCCTTCCCAAGGAGCAACCGGacgcctcttctccccgCTACCTTCAACAGTCTCCAAACGTCCCTACAACCTGGTCCACAAACCAGAATCCCAAGCCTCATGCGTACGACAATGCGCGATTTGAACAAACTGCTTGGGAATATCAACCCAACAGGCCAAGCGCGATGGGAATGGTTGCAGAGGACCCTGTGAGGCTCGttcaaggaaggaaggctgCTTGTGATGGTG GTGGTGGTGCTCTTGGTCATCCCAAAATTTTTATCAATCTT GATAAGCCCG GGCCCAAGGTTTGCGGCTACTG CGGTATTCGCTTCGAGCAAGCACATGACGCGCACCACTAG
- a CDS encoding hypothetical protein (Similar to gi|38101962|gb|EAA48858.1| hypothetical protein MG00516.4 [Magnaporthe grisea 70-15], FASTA scores: opt: 614, E(): 9.1e-35, (68.148% identity (88.148% similar) in 135 aa overlap (3-137:138-272)); HMMPfam hit to dUTPase, dUTPase, score: 176.5, E(): 5.4e-50), translated as MDVKLLSDRATLPTHGSVFAAGMDLYAAEHKIIPARGRALVDLQLSIAVPQGHYGRIAPRSGLASKHGIQTGAGVIDSDYRGPVMVLLFNHSDVDFEVNPKDRIAQLILERISVPKLRQVESLETTVRGAGGFGSTGGFGPAAKKQKVEEEIVETTTIKRKEI; from the exons ATGGACGTCAAACTACTGTCTGACCGGGCAACTTTACCAACCCACGGTTCTGTTTTCGCCGCTGGTATGGACCTTTACGCTGCCGAACACAAGATTATCCCCGCCCGTGGACGTGCTCTTGTGGACCTTCAGCTTTCTATCGCGGTTCCTCAAGGACATTATGGTCGTATCGCACCCCGAAGCGGACTTG CTTCTAAGCATGGCATTCAGACCGGAGCTGGTGTTATTGACTCTGACTATCGAGGGCCTGTAATGGTGCTTCTATTCAACCATTCAGACGTGGACTTTGAAG TGAACCCCAAAGACCGTATTGCCCAACTGATTTTGGAAAGAATCTCGGTTCCCAAGCTCAGACAAGTCGAG TCACTAGAAACTACCGTCCGCGGCGCTGGAGGTTTTGGCTCTACTGGTGGCTTTGGTCCGGCTGCCAAGAAGcaaaaggtggaggaggagattgtaGAGACAACCACTatcaagaggaaggagatttAA
- a CDS encoding hypothetical protein (Similar to gi|12324682|gb|AAG52305.1| putative DNA polymerase alpha subunit [Arabidopsis thaliana], FASTA scores: opt: 520, E(): 1.8e-20, (30.786% identity (60.699% similar) in 458 aa overlap (253-699:187-604)); HMMPfam hit to DNA_pol_alpha_B, DNA polymerase alpha subunit B, score: 188.0, E(): 1.8e-53) — protein MSSSDSTARQELGDRFGRAVMDHPDVMAECLSLMRLYNLTASDLFFKYEAFVMSRPSGLRAKLSTITINSVKELRTELQRSQQAKAVANMGAANVPRLNGSEKKAAVGVKKAKGLGDLEGLLGNLTTPNRPTKPRPSASSTISPSHFASPASTVKATPSHLTTPQRQSPLPPTASSYRPNPSKLASSNNVFLDTPMDKGGNGLLVPSSPLSPSGVSPSSSPQPSQSFTKQANSNTVVETLNIHLPQLPPSHTRLTSKPRVELSSTITAADYNYRYMFEKLSERSEALDDSIDEYADAIKDAYGLSELGDPHFVSDESIYTVGRVLSNTTSSKSDKTALKNSFHLQSSRLIGAGKRIALELPEEKLKVRGGAPGVKGFSLYSGCLVCVKGRNGGGSKFVVEEVLLVRAFRLLELNHLTCSVQLPPSLLPQTPASELIDFQYGDKLKGEPLSLMVAAGPYTLNENLLFEPFETLVDKVLEDRPDVLILLGPFVDSQHPIIKSCAVTETPQEIFRKQISSRLQKVVTQSPSTVIILIPSVRDVVSHHMAFPQSMLEKEYLGLPKKVKALPNPCTFSVNEVTISLSSVDILFHLGQAHAPIRAQEADADPGMSGSPAPDPLANHIRQVLGQRSFYPLFPPQEDVAGEVNLDVTHYPLLKMDQAPDILILPSRLNKFVKIVDSTLVINPSHIARARATGHYAKVIIHPTAREVLEESMEVDGEESLCEHQVYERARSEIWKI, from the exons atgtcttcttccgacaGCACTGCTCGTCAGGAGCTCGGTGACCGATTTGGTCGCGCCGTGATGGACCACCCGGATGTGATGGCAGAGT GCCTCTCATTGATGCGGCTATACAACCTCACTGCCTccgatctcttcttcaaataCGAGGCGTTTGTCATGTCGAGGCCATCTGGACTTCGTGCCAAATTATCAACCATAACGATCAATAGTGTCAAGGAGCTTCGGACAGAATTGCAACGTTCTCAACAGGCGAAGGCTGTTGCTAACATGGGAGCCGCTAATGTGCCAAGGCTGAATGGAtctgagaagaaggcggctGTAGGAGTGAAGAAAGCTAAGGGTCTAGGTGATCTCGAAGGCTT GCTCGGAAACTTGACGACACCCAACCGTCCAACTAAACCCAGgccctctgcttcttctacAATTTCTCCCAGCCACTTTGCGTCTCCGGCTTCGACCGTCAAGGCTACTCCTTCTCACTTGACCACTCCCCAACGTCAatcccctcttccccccACAGCGAGTAGCTATCGGCCCAATCCATCGAAGCTCGCTTCTTCGAACAATGTCTTCCTTGATACGCCTATGGATAAAGGAGGGAACGGACTGTTGGTACCTTCCAGTCCTCTGAGCCCATCTGGAGTGTCGCCCTC TTCATCTCCCCAGCCCAGCCAGTCATTCACGAAACAAGCCAACTCCAACACTGTTGTCGAGACCTTGAACATTCACCTGCCCCAGTTACCCCCTTCCCATACCCGATTAACGTCGAAACCAAGAGTCGAATTGTCCTCGACAATTACAGCTGCAGACTACAACTACCGTTACATGTTTGAGAAACTTTCCGAGCGTAGTGAGGCCCTAGACGACTCGATCGATGAATATGCCGATGCTATTAAGGATGCCTACGGTCTTTCGGAACTTGGCGATCCCCATTTCGTCTCTGATGAGAGCATCTACACCGTCGGGAGGGTATTATCCAACACAACGTCTTCCAAAAGCGATAAGACTGCTTTGAAAAACTCTTTCCACCTTCAGTCATCTCGACTAATCGGTGCAGGAAAGCGAATAGCTCTCGAACTTCCCGAGGAGAAACTCAAGGTTAGAGGAGGAGCGCCTGGCGTCAAGGGCTTTTCGTTGTATAGCGGTTGTTTGGTTTGTGTCaagggaaggaatggaggCGGGTCAAAATTCGTTGTCGAAGAGGTTCTCTTGGTAAGAGCTTTCAGGCTCCTTGAACTAAACCACCTGACATGCTCTGTTCAGTTACCACCtagtcttcttccccagaCACCCGCCTCTGAACTTATCGATTTCCAGTATGGAGATAAACTCAAAGGGGAGCCTTTGTCTTTAATGGTAGCCGCAGGACCTTACACTCTCAATGAaaatctcctcttcgaaCCGTTTGAAACTCTTGTGGATAAAGTGCTGGAAGACCGGCCGGATGTTCTTATTCTT CTTGGACCATTCGTCGACTCGCAACACCCGATTATCAAATCCTGCGCTGTGACCGAAACGCCGCAGGAAATCTTCCGCAAACAGATTTCCAGCCGTCTCCAAAAGGTTGTCACTCAGAGCCCGTCCActgtcatcatcctcataCCGAGTGTGCGTGACGTCGTATCACATCACATGGCTTTCCCCCAATCgatgttggagaaggaataCCTTGGGTTGCCCAAG AAAGTCAAAGCTCTCCCTAATCCTTGCACATTCTCAGTCAACGAGGTCACCATCTCTCTATCCTCTGtcgacatcctcttccacctaGGTCAAGCCCATGCACCTATAAGAGCTCAAGAGGCCGATGCAGATCCAGGCATGAGCGGCAGCCCCGCCCCTGACCCTCTAGCGAACCATATCCGACAGGTGCTTGGCCAGCGTAGCTTCTATCCTCTATTCCCTCCACAAGAAGATGTCGCTGGTGAAGTAAATTTAGATGTCACGCACTACCCTTTGCTCAAGATGGACCAAGCACCTGATATCCTCATATTGCCAAGTAGGCTCAACAAATTTGTTAAA ATTGTTGATTCTACTCTCGTCATCAATCCCTCCCATATCGCGCGCGCTCGAGCTACCGGACACTATGCTAAGGTTATCATTCATCCTACAGCCCGAGAAGTTTTGGAAGAATCTATGGAAGTTGACGGAGAGGAATCATTATGCGAACATCAGGTTTACGAAAGAGCACGATCAGAGATTTGGAAGATATGA
- a CDS encoding hypothetical protein (Similar to gi|46097977|gb|EAK83210.1| hypothetical protein UM02275.1 [Ustilago maydis 521], FASTA scores: opt: 1097, E(): 4.9e-60, (30.732% identity (61.104% similar) in 833 aa overlap (3-774:76-881))) — MLPHAQLSASLLRCTRATATHFVPRPATRSLVDTAPATSVAELARRASKHLTSRRDAASSLEQSNEPTTSSGEAPKAGQSLGQQGRVDLAVDLSSFSSGLEYRRRLRTKAPQLKINNTSKNSLELSESKVGQKAHRKRRLSLKTSAGHVRNQTSDESPDLSTNSVNQGIENSDFELPIDSYPSGGEVADALSEGTSKSVIESEEVEPIESGSLSASRIPVGEVNPPREMKVARLRKGLNRVLFSPGIHQLRDPRTGVWNFDASLNDIPQPQDFAFHRCPSYITPSQDKELLDLAQKYACRFLGSTSTVSKSLSQIYFALSGGRGIDTSILSQDFSTERSDFTRGAELPASIVLNRLGKRTYSVDNDKTYDVDNILSDFGHILEKMLTSEAKDLKRFLLSSPEESVSDAERTEREAYHYKKIGSMLLRSQLDCYHPDLPGSGVFDIKTRACFPIRYDSANYLANSVYDIFKDRGYTGSYEREYYDLMRAVMLKYSFQVRIGGMDGIFLAYHNTSRIFGFQYVPLTEIDQRIFGSSEMADAAFKISVTVLQKLLDLSVKAFSGVDVKMIIKHTPNIDQNSVTAYVEPKHWKDEKGPPPVQAITITMENFLDGQPVQGQIPAFVIDERTRKVPEWTVKYSVIKTEMDENGQLEARKGAQSLRKKLIDMASLYIPEGHTVESMTRYYEARRQAIEAGRHAATASLTDLPEPTDDIGNDVKDVESDTQNEESLVPASAEEEAVKSGDQLMTIQWKKPGKHTLKLRREAKESGKAYEKRKKAWRSAHRKP, encoded by the exons ATGCTCCCCCATGCTCAACTCTCTGcttcccttctccgctGCACCAGAGCGACAGCGACGCATTTCGTCCCTCGCCCCGCCACAAGGAGTCTTGTCGATACAGCTCCTGCCACCAGCGTGGCCGAACTGGCTCGTCGAGCGTCTAAGCATCTTACAAGTCGAAGAGATGCCGCATCCTCTCTAGAACAATCTAATGAACCAACTACCTCTAGTGGTGAAGCCCCGAAAGCGGGTCAATCACTTGGGCAGCAGGGTAGGGTTGACCTCGCTGTAGACCTCAGTTCATTTTCTTCGGGTTTAGAGTACCGCAGACGGCTGAGGACCAAGGCCCCACAACTAAAAATCAACAACACTTCAAAAAATAGCTTAGAACTGTCTGAAAGCAAAGTGGGACAAAAAGCACATAGGAAGCGCAGGCTTTCCTTAAAGACATCGGCTGGTCATGTCAGGAATCAGACGTCGGACGAGAGTCCAGATCTATCGACCAACAGTGTTAATCAGGGGATTGAAAATTCTGATTTCGAACTGCCTATTGATTCATACCCATCAGGAGGAGAGGTAGCTG ACGCACTCTCTGAAGGCACGAGCAAATCAGTAATCGAATCTGAGGAAGTAGAACCTATTGAATCAGGGTCTTTATCAGCCAGTAGAATCCCTGTAGGAG AAGTGAACCCCCCCCGGGAAATGAAAGTAGCTCGGTTACGAAAAGGCCTCAATAGAGTGTTATTCAG TCCGGGCATTCACCAGCTACGCGATCCTCGGACAGGGGTTTGGAACTTTGATGCCAGTTTGAATGACATTCCACAACCCCAAGACTTTGCTTTCCATCGATGCCCTTCATATATCACCCCATCGCAGGATAAA GAATTACTTGACCTCGCGCAGAAGTATGCGTGTCGATTCTTGGGCTCTACTTCTACTGTGTCCAAATCACTAAGCCAAATTTATTTCGCCCTGAGCG GCGGTAGAGGTATTGATACTTCGATATTAAGCCAGGATTTCTCAACGGAA AGATCTGATTTTACCCGAGGCGCAGAGTTGCCAGCATCCATCGTCTTAAATCGATTAGGTAAACGCACTTACTCTGTGGACAATGACAAGACGTATGATGTGGACAACATTCTCAGTGATTTT GGCCACATTCTGGAGAAGATGCTCACCTCCGAAGCAAAAGATTTAAAacgcttccttctctcaagTCCCGAAGAATCGGTTTCAGACGCGGAAAGAACAGAAAGAGAAGCCTATCATTACAAAAAA ATTGGCTCCATGCTCCTCCGTTCTCAACTGGATTGCTATCACCCTGACTTGCCGGGCTCTGGTGTTTTTGATATCAAGACCAGAGCGTGCTTCCCTATTCGTTATGATTCCGCAAACTACCTT GCCAACTCTGTCTATGATATCTTCAAGGACCGAGGGTACACCGGATCTTACGAGAGAGA GTACTATGATCTCATGCGTGCAGTCATGCTGAAATATAG CTTTCAAGTTCGCATTGGTGGCATGGATGGCATCTTCCTTGCTTATCACAACACTTCTCGCATCTTCGGCTTCCAATATGTCCCTCT GACTGAAATTGATCAAAGGATTTTCGGATCAAGCGAGATGGCCGATGCGGCTTTCAAGATCTCTGTGACCGTTCTACAGAAGTTGTTAGACCTCAGTGTTAAAGCGTTTTCTGGTGTC GACGTAAAGATGATCATCAAACACACTCCTAATATTGATCAAAACAGTGTGACGGCATATGTAGAGCCCAAACActggaaagatgaaaaaggaCCGCCTCCTGTTCAGGCAATCACGATCACCATGGAGAACTTCCTTGATGGTCAACCTGTTCAGGGCCAAATTCCCGCCTTCGTCATCGATGAACGTACTCGAAAAGTACCCGAAT GGACTGTCAAGTACTCTGTAATCAAGACGGAGATGGACGAGAATGGCCAGCTAGAAGCTCGCAAGGGTGCTCAGAGTCTTCGGAAGAAGTTGATCGACATGGCATCATTGTATATCCCTGAAGGCCATACTGTTGAGAGCATGACTCGTTATTACGAGGCTAGGCGGCAAGCAATTGAGGCAGGCCGTCATGCAGCAACGGCGTCTCTCACCGACCTACCAGAACCTACCGATGACATCGGCAACGATGTCAAAGATGTAGAGAGTGATACTcagaatgaagaaagccTGGTCCCTGCTTctgctgaagaggaagccgTTAAATCTGGCGATCAGTTAATGACTATCCAATGGAAGAAACCTGGGAAACACACGTTGAagttgaggagggaggcTAAGGAGAGTGGAAAGGCAtatgagaagaggaaaaaagcTTGGAGATCTGCTCATAGAAAGCCGTAA
- a CDS encoding hypothetical protein (Match to EST gb|CF187630.1|CF187630; Similar to gi|15221095|ref|NP_172643.1| oxidoreductase, 2OG-Fe(II) oxygenase family protein [Arabidopsis thaliana], FASTA scores: opt: 353, E(): 6.7e-15, (30.671% identity (58.466% similar) in 313 aa overlap (108-417:85-345))), with protein MENASSALTAFRQAEKHFKNRANKDIYPSLRQWQDRLIDLSRPDSQEEDEIWAAGWWSPDHDVVPAATSGRRRKGVEKKDKGERPELDIASLESLSLHGGKTGYIVAPGCVLIPGYLTVEQQLSFLHDSLARYTLPPNPLSLSTHYDLPPNLFSLFVSNPEATVLPKHMTGTVNPEALASASQPKSRKLNDTEPASVIGYEEIVARNKAWTGDLPSDKLGAKEVRKLWKEIRWANLGWVYQWSTKSYDFAPETPIPFPAPLADLCSEAVASVPWENVFSSVSDPDASTYGWQSWPRDYKPDTGIVNFYQLNDTLMAHVDRAELDPARPLVSVSLGHAAILLLGSDSRDEVPRPIILRSGDMLIMSGKGRQSYHGVPRILEGSLPSHFLVQESDSEEMKAAKNWISTARININARQVFPPGFKRVN; from the exons ATGGAAAATGCCAGCTCCGCCTTAACCGCTTTCAGGCAAGCGGAGAAGCACTTCAAGAATCGAGCTAATAAAGATATCTACCCATCACTTCGTCAATGGCAAGACCGTTTGATCGACTTGTCCCGGCCAGATTCtcaagaggaggatgaaataTGGGCCGCTGGGTGGTGGAGTCCTGATCATGACGTTGTGCCAGCAGCTACAAGTGGCAGACGGAGAAAGGGggtggaaaaaaaggataaaGGGGAGAGACCAGAGCTGGATATCGCGAGTCTTGAATCTTTGTCTTTACACGGTGGGAAGACTGGATATATCGTCGCTCCAG GATGTGTTCTTATACCTGGCTACCTCACGGTCGAACAGCAACTTTCCTTCCTGCATGATTCCCTTGCCCGATACACTCTCCCACCTAACCCTCTCTCGCTTAGCACTCATTACGATCTTCCTCCCAACCTTTTCTCCTTATTTGTCTCAAACCCGGAAGCGACCGTTCTTCCGAAACACATGACTGGCACAGTCAACCCCGAAGCACTTGCCTCCGCTTCCCAACCAAAGAGCAGGAAATTGAATGATACAGAACCGGCATCAGTGATAGGGTATGAAGAGATTGTAGCTCGAAATAAAGCTTGGACAGGGGATTTGCCTAGCGACAAGCTGGGAGCAAAAGAGGTGAGGAAGCTTTGGAAGGAAATTCGCTGGGCGAATCTGGGATGGGTATATCAA TGGTCGACAAAATCGTATGATTTCGCACCAGAAACCCCAATACCTTTCCCCGCTCCGCTCGCCGATCTTTGCTCCGAAGCAGTAGCATCAGTGCCGTGGGAGAATGTGTTCTCTTCAGTATCGGATCCAGACGCTTCAACATATGGTTGGCAATCTTGGCCAAGAGATTACA AGCCTGATACGGGCATTGTCAACTTTTATCAGCTGAATGATACACTCATGGCACACGTCGATCGTGCAGA ACTAGATCCCGCTCGACCGCTGGTTTCAGTCTC TTTGGGGCACGCTGCAATCCTTCTTTTGGGTTCTGACTCTCGTGATGAAGTCCCTAGACCGATAATACTTCGTTCCGGCGATATGCTGATCATGAGCGGTAAAGGCAGACAGTCTTATCATG GTGTACCCCGTATCCTGGAAGGGAGCCTTCCATCACATTTCTTGGTACAGGAAAGTGACTCtgaggagatgaaggcaGCGAAGAATTGGATAAGTACAGCTAGGATTAACATCAATGCTAGACAAGTCTTTCCACCAGGTTTCAAAAGAGTAAATTGA